Proteins co-encoded in one Mycobacteriales bacterium genomic window:
- a CDS encoding acetate--CoA ligase family protein yields the protein RAGTGYGVVHNLRRTGYEGQVACVNPKYDEIDGFPCYPSLEDVPFVPDVAVLAVGTERVVPMVEAAVAKGATGAVVFAFGFAEGGEEGRALQQRMRELTDKGEMALVGPNCQGLVNFVDGVPLYMDAVHPYDAGRVALIAQSGSVATALINNRRGVRWSHAVSSGNEAVTDAAAILEYYVQDSRVDVICAFLETIRRPDVFFAQCDLARSLGKPVIICKSGRTTEAQAAATAHTGALAVPDRLVDAALRRHDVIRVDTLEELLETAVAMQSPRRPKGGGMAVLTASGGQIELVHDHVPGTGLSIPAFAPETVSGLRELIAEFLPATNPLDWWGTADYDNRVPSIATTAANDPSVDILVQVGDFTVGPTGDEPRSAGSVAASRVAHSETDRLCVVLDGVGGAPTAADTEGALAEGVLVLSGFDTGLRALGHLVRYSAPSPAVGELPPVDVAGIESVLSRMASGPNGGPLALELLAAAGVTVAPHEVAKSAEEADAACARLRFPLVAKIADEEVAHKTEHGGVILGIDSEVALAAAVTGLLERGARGVLVQEQISGGTEFILGLHAAPPLGTFLLAGFGGVWTELVDDVQVRATPLRTGDAGTMLAALRGYARLTGARGSTPVDLAALERTIGVLDALAAVLGDRITSLDVNPLILSADGAIAVDALLVKV from the coding sequence CTACCCGAGCCTCGAAGACGTTCCCTTCGTGCCGGATGTTGCAGTTCTGGCGGTGGGGACCGAGCGAGTCGTGCCGATGGTGGAAGCCGCGGTCGCCAAAGGTGCGACCGGCGCCGTGGTCTTTGCGTTCGGGTTCGCGGAGGGCGGCGAGGAGGGCAGGGCGCTCCAACAGCGGATGCGCGAGCTGACCGACAAGGGCGAGATGGCCCTGGTCGGGCCGAACTGCCAGGGCCTGGTGAACTTCGTCGACGGCGTGCCGCTCTATATGGACGCCGTACATCCTTACGATGCGGGTCGGGTTGCCCTGATCGCGCAGAGCGGCTCGGTCGCGACGGCATTGATCAACAACCGTCGGGGCGTGCGCTGGAGCCATGCGGTGTCCAGCGGCAACGAGGCTGTCACGGACGCCGCCGCGATCCTCGAGTACTACGTCCAGGACAGTCGGGTCGACGTGATCTGCGCGTTCCTCGAGACGATCCGCCGTCCCGACGTCTTCTTCGCACAATGCGACCTGGCGAGAAGCCTCGGCAAGCCAGTGATCATCTGCAAGTCAGGGCGGACCACCGAGGCGCAAGCGGCAGCCACAGCGCACACCGGAGCACTCGCGGTTCCGGACCGGTTGGTCGACGCGGCCCTGCGCCGTCACGACGTCATTCGCGTGGACACTCTCGAAGAGCTGCTGGAGACCGCCGTCGCGATGCAGTCACCCCGTCGGCCGAAGGGCGGCGGGATGGCGGTGCTGACCGCATCCGGGGGGCAGATCGAGCTGGTCCACGACCACGTGCCGGGCACCGGGCTGTCCATCCCGGCCTTCGCGCCGGAGACCGTTTCCGGGTTGCGCGAGCTCATCGCGGAGTTCCTTCCGGCGACCAACCCGCTCGACTGGTGGGGTACGGCGGACTACGACAACCGGGTTCCCTCGATTGCGACGACCGCGGCGAACGACCCGAGCGTCGACATCCTCGTCCAGGTCGGTGACTTCACGGTCGGGCCCACCGGTGACGAGCCTCGCTCGGCCGGCTCGGTCGCCGCCAGTCGCGTCGCGCATTCCGAGACCGACCGCCTGTGCGTCGTACTCGACGGCGTGGGTGGCGCACCGACGGCGGCCGACACCGAGGGTGCCCTCGCCGAGGGTGTTCTGGTGTTGTCCGGCTTCGACACCGGGTTGCGCGCTCTCGGCCACCTCGTGCGTTACAGCGCACCTTCGCCAGCGGTCGGCGAGCTGCCGCCGGTCGACGTCGCCGGGATCGAGTCCGTGCTGAGCCGGATGGCCTCCGGGCCGAACGGCGGGCCGCTCGCCCTCGAATTGCTGGCAGCGGCCGGTGTCACGGTTGCGCCGCACGAGGTCGCCAAGTCGGCCGAAGAGGCGGACGCGGCATGCGCCCGGTTGAGGTTCCCCTTGGTCGCAAAGATCGCCGACGAAGAGGTTGCGCACAAGACCGAGCACGGCGGCGTCATCCTCGGCATCGACTCCGAGGTCGCGCTCGCCGCGGCGGTCACCGGGCTGCTGGAGCGCGGCGCACGCGGCGTGCTGGTCCAGGAACAGATCTCGGGCGGCACCGAGTTCATCCTCGGGCTGCATGCGGCACCGCCGCTCGGCACCTTCCTGCTGGCGGGGTTCGGCGGGGTCTGGACCGAGCTGGTCGACGACGTTCAGGTCCGCGCCACGCCGCTGCGCACCGGGGATGCCGGCACCATGCTCGCCGCCCTGCGTGGATACGCGCGGCTGACCGGGGCGCGGGGTAGCACCCCTGTCGACCTGGCCGCACTCGAGCGCACGATCGGCGTCCTCGATGCGCTCGCAGCGGTGCTGGGCGACCGCATCACCTCGCTGGACGTCAATCCGTTGATCCTGTCCGCCGACGGTGCGATCGCCGTCGACGCCCTGCTGGTGAAGGTCTAG